A DNA window from Deltaproteobacteria bacterium contains the following coding sequences:
- a CDS encoding GNAT family N-acetyltransferase — translation MQCRFRPVFPIDEPFLWEMLYYAAHVGEEPDSSIETVKRNPFLTKYVADWGQPGDLGVIGYAVGTLHPLGAAWLRVFIGEEKNCDDIEDGTPELAIAVLPSHTGQGIGAQLLERLLNAADSAYPAIYLSVRATNPAKRLYERFGFVAIGELTNRVGGTSFHMTKDLSRS, via the coding sequence ATGCAGTGTCGATTCCGCCCGGTTTTCCCCATCGATGAGCCCTTTTTGTGGGAGATGTTATATTACGCAGCCCATGTAGGTGAGGAACCTGACAGTTCGATCGAAACCGTGAAACGCAATCCGTTCCTCACGAAATACGTTGCCGACTGGGGCCAACCCGGCGACCTCGGTGTGATCGGGTATGCAGTGGGGACCCTACATCCGCTTGGTGCCGCTTGGTTACGTGTTTTTATTGGGGAGGAAAAAAACTGTGACGACATCGAAGACGGGACGCCAGAATTAGCGATCGCTGTTCTGCCCTCGCATACTGGGCAGGGGATTGGCGCTCAGCTTTTGGAGCGGCTTCTGAACGCTGCTGACTCAGCTTATCCCGCTATCTATCTGAGCGTCCGCGCGACAAACCCAGCGAAACGGCTGTATGAGCGGTTCGGGTTCGTAGCGATAGGCGAGTTGACCAACCGTGTTGGTGGAACGTCATTCCATATGACCAAAGATCTTTCCCGGTCGTGA
- a CDS encoding NIPSNAP family protein: protein MDSRIILVASLFIHPGHEAEFRQFETEAARIMRKYGGRIERVIRPHASVPLGSSPHEIHIVSFPSMAQFEAYRKDGDLAKCTPLRQSAIARTEIIIGEEGEPYF from the coding sequence ATGGATTCTAGAATTATTTTGGTTGCGTCTCTTTTCATTCATCCCGGCCATGAGGCTGAGTTTCGACAGTTTGAAACCGAGGCCGCACGTATCATGAGAAAATATGGCGGACGTATCGAGCGGGTGATTCGTCCCCACGCTTCCGTACCCCTAGGCTCGTCGCCGCACGAGATCCACATCGTCTCGTTTCCTAGCATGGCTCAATTCGAGGCATATCGGAAGGATGGAGATCTCGCCAAGTGCACGCCTTTGCGTCAGTCCGCCATTGCTCGCACGGAGATCATTATCGGAGAGGAAGGGGAGCCGTATTTTTAG
- a CDS encoding valine--tRNA ligase, translated as MALDKTYDPSAVEQRWFPFWMERGYFQPEKNPAGQPFSIVIPPPNITGSLHMGHALNNTLQDILCRYKRMDGYQVLWVPGTDHAGIATQNVVERQLHQQGLDRWRLGREKFVERVWTWRDESGGHIVNQLKALGVSCDWSRERFTMDAGLSRAVREVFVSLYDEGLIYRGRYLINWCPRCETALSDLEVEAKESEGHLYHLSYTRSDGAGAMTIATTRPETLLGDTAVAVHPEDERYREWIGKTLTLPVLGREIPIIADTHVDKDFGTGALKVTPAHDFADFEIGKTHGLPSIAVMDGRACMTSEAGPYTGMDRYDCRKKIVEDLRQSGVLVKVEPYKIMLGHCYRCQTVVEPFLSNQWFVKIQPLAEVALAAVKDGRTQFFPQHWEKTYFTWMENIRDWCISRQLWWGHRIPAWYCGDCGAMIVAREDVTTCTKCGSGKLTQETDVLDTWFSSGLWPFSTMGWPDHTQDLKTFYPTSVLVTGFDIIFFWVARMMMLGLKFMGDVPFRHIYIHALVRDEQGQKMSKTKGNVIDPLDVMATYGTDALRFTLTAMSAMGRDIRLSADRITGYRNFANKVWNAARFVLMNQATSYEPRATGAEPGELGLADRWILSRLQRAIQEVRQALDDYRFNEVAAAIYRFTWHEFCDWYLELSKIALDSPDEAARERTKSVLVTVFDAVLKLLHPLMPFISEEIWHALHPERANDSIMVQPFPRVDAAFVDAEAEQRMELAMDVIRAVRNIRSEMNLPPSQELSAIILPKENAVEVQLRTQESVLRRLARLGDLRFQYEGERPRGAALAILESGEVYVPLAGLVNLQEEAKRLEKEIGKATNELAGVQRKLSDPKFIERAPEEIIEKDRDRAAQLEEKRQSLERSLERLRQIEA; from the coding sequence ATGGCGCTCGATAAAACCTATGATCCCTCGGCGGTAGAGCAACGCTGGTTTCCCTTCTGGATGGAAAGAGGGTACTTCCAGCCGGAAAAGAATCCTGCCGGTCAACCGTTCTCCATCGTCATCCCTCCTCCCAACATCACTGGCTCGCTCCACATGGGGCACGCCCTCAATAACACCCTGCAAGATATCCTGTGCCGCTATAAGCGCATGGATGGCTACCAAGTACTGTGGGTGCCGGGGACGGACCACGCCGGTATTGCCACGCAGAACGTGGTGGAGCGACAGCTCCACCAACAGGGGCTGGATCGCTGGCGACTCGGTCGGGAAAAGTTCGTCGAACGGGTGTGGACGTGGCGCGACGAGTCCGGCGGTCACATCGTGAATCAGCTCAAGGCCCTGGGCGTGTCGTGCGATTGGTCGCGCGAGCGCTTCACTATGGATGCCGGTCTCTCGCGTGCCGTGCGTGAAGTTTTCGTCAGCCTCTACGACGAAGGTCTCATTTACCGAGGCCGCTATCTCATCAATTGGTGTCCGCGATGCGAAACCGCGTTGTCCGATCTCGAAGTGGAAGCCAAAGAAAGCGAAGGACACCTCTACCATTTGTCGTATACGCGAAGCGACGGTGCCGGTGCCATGACCATTGCGACGACGCGCCCGGAGACGTTGCTGGGCGACACTGCGGTCGCCGTCCATCCCGAAGATGAGCGCTATCGAGAGTGGATCGGCAAAACCCTGACCCTGCCTGTGTTGGGCCGCGAGATTCCCATTATTGCCGACACGCATGTGGACAAGGATTTTGGTACCGGCGCGCTCAAGGTGACGCCAGCGCATGATTTCGCCGACTTCGAGATTGGCAAAACCCACGGCCTGCCGTCGATAGCGGTGATGGATGGCCGCGCGTGCATGACCAGTGAAGCCGGGCCGTATACCGGCATGGATCGCTACGACTGCCGGAAAAAGATCGTGGAGGATCTGCGGCAATCCGGCGTGTTGGTCAAAGTCGAGCCCTACAAGATCATGCTCGGGCACTGTTATCGCTGCCAGACAGTGGTTGAACCGTTTCTGTCGAATCAGTGGTTCGTGAAAATTCAGCCGTTAGCCGAGGTCGCGCTGGCAGCGGTGAAAGACGGACGTACGCAGTTTTTCCCGCAGCACTGGGAAAAGACCTATTTCACGTGGATGGAGAACATCCGCGACTGGTGCATCTCGCGCCAACTGTGGTGGGGGCATCGCATCCCGGCATGGTACTGCGGTGATTGCGGCGCAATGATCGTCGCACGTGAGGATGTGACGACCTGCACGAAGTGCGGCTCCGGGAAACTCACGCAAGAAACCGATGTGCTCGACACTTGGTTCAGCTCCGGGCTGTGGCCCTTCTCGACCATGGGCTGGCCGGACCACACCCAAGACCTCAAGACCTTTTACCCGACCTCGGTGCTGGTAACGGGCTTCGACATCATCTTCTTCTGGGTCGCGCGCATGATGATGCTCGGATTGAAGTTCATGGGCGACGTACCGTTCCGCCATATCTATATCCATGCCCTGGTGCGGGACGAGCAAGGGCAGAAAATGTCGAAGACCAAGGGGAATGTCATCGATCCTCTCGATGTCATGGCGACCTATGGGACGGATGCGTTGCGGTTTACGCTGACCGCGATGTCGGCGATGGGGCGCGATATTCGCCTGTCAGCAGATCGCATCACCGGCTATCGCAATTTCGCCAACAAGGTGTGGAACGCGGCGCGTTTCGTTCTGATGAATCAGGCTACGAGCTACGAGCCACGAGCTACGGGGGCCGAGCCTGGGGAGCTAGGGCTGGCGGATCGCTGGATTTTGTCGCGGTTACAACGAGCGATTCAGGAAGTCCGCCAGGCGCTGGACGACTATCGCTTCAACGAAGTCGCTGCGGCCATTTATCGATTCACGTGGCATGAGTTCTGTGACTGGTATCTGGAACTCAGCAAGATCGCGCTTGACAGTCCAGACGAGGCGGCGCGAGAGCGCACGAAATCTGTGCTGGTGACGGTGTTTGATGCCGTTCTGAAGCTTTTGCATCCGCTGATGCCATTCATTTCTGAAGAGATTTGGCATGCGCTGCATCCAGAGCGGGCGAACGACAGCATCATGGTGCAGCCGTTTCCGCGAGTGGATGCCGCCTTCGTGGATGCTGAGGCAGAACAGCGCATGGAGCTGGCGATGGACGTGATCCGCGCGGTGCGGAACATCCGCTCGGAGATGAATCTCCCTCCTTCGCAAGAGTTATCGGCCATCATCCTTCCCAAAGAAAATGCTGTGGAAGTGCAACTGCGCACGCAGGAGAGCGTGCTGCGACGCTTAGCGCGGTTAGGAGACTTGCGGTTTCAGTACGAGGGCGAGCGTCCGCGTGGTGCTGCCCTGGCTATCCTTGAGAGTGGGGAAGTGTATGTGCCGCTGGCGGGATTGGTCAATCTGCAAGAAGAAGCCAAACGGCTCGAAAAAGAAATCGGCAAGGCTACGAATGAACTGGCCGGAGTGCAGCGCAAGCTCAGCGACCCCAAATTTATCGAACGTGCGCCGGAAGAGATTATCGAAAAAGATCGCGACCGCGCCGCCCAGCTCGAAGAAAAACGTCAGAGCTTGGAGAGAAGTCTGGAGCGGCTGCGGCAGATAGAAGCGTAG
- a CDS encoding NAD(P)H-dependent oxidoreductase has translation MTKPDRPLRLLAISGSLRANSSNTALLRAAAMLAPEGMEISVYNGLGELPHFNPDLEEVALPVVKDFWLRVRTADGLLISSPEYAHGVPGVLKNALDWLVGGEDFIDKPVALFNPSPRSTYAHASLTEILTIMSGRIVSEASITIALQEKHLDEAGIVAHVEIADTVRTALVAFADAIERMRAATVSGQ, from the coding sequence ATGACGAAACCAGACCGCCCCCTCCGCCTCCTAGCGATCTCAGGAAGCCTGCGAGCGAATTCCTCGAACACCGCGCTCTTACGTGCCGCCGCCATGTTGGCGCCTGAGGGAATGGAGATCTCTGTCTACAATGGCCTGGGCGAGCTTCCGCATTTCAATCCCGACCTCGAAGAGGTAGCTCTGCCGGTAGTCAAAGACTTTTGGCTGCGCGTACGAACAGCCGATGGCCTGTTGATCTCCAGCCCGGAGTACGCGCATGGCGTGCCAGGGGTTCTCAAGAACGCGCTCGATTGGCTGGTAGGTGGCGAAGATTTTATCGACAAGCCGGTGGCGCTTTTCAATCCCTCGCCACGCTCGACGTATGCGCACGCCTCTTTGACGGAAATTCTCACTATCATGTCCGGGCGGATTGTCTCCGAAGCGTCGATTACCATCGCTCTTCAGGAGAAGCACCTGGATGAGGCAGGCATTGTCGCGCACGTGGAGATTGCCGATACGGTGCGGACAGCGCTGGTCGCTTTCGCGGACGCGATCGAGCGCATGAGAGCTGCTACCGTTTCTGGGCAATAA
- a CDS encoding Zn-dependent alcohol dehydrogenase yields MKAAVLRTPHQPLTIETVEIDAPGPHEVLVRTVASGVCHSDLHGLHGTIQTRIPAVLGHEPAGIIEAVGSEVSMVKPGDHVIACTSIFCGLCTQCLSGLTHLCTNRFACLRPKGARPRLSQRGETITQFADLGSFAEKMLLHEKSVVKIADDIPLDRAALLGCAVTTGTGAALNTAQVTPGSSVAVFGAGGVGISVIQGARIAGARQIIAVDLLDQKLETAKHFGATHIINASTGDPVKEIKRLSNGGVDFAFEAVGNKKLVEQCFYALAPRGLATIVGALPPGEKIELNAGHFFVEKRIQGCYMGSNRFHLDMPKYLELYRQGRLNLDDMISRRSRLEEVNEAFRAMEAGEVTRTVLMFN; encoded by the coding sequence ATCAAAGCCGCAGTTTTACGTACCCCGCATCAACCCTTGACGATCGAAACCGTCGAGATCGACGCCCCAGGTCCACATGAAGTCCTGGTCCGAACCGTCGCCAGCGGTGTGTGCCACAGTGACCTGCACGGCTTACACGGAACCATACAAACCCGCATTCCTGCCGTACTCGGTCACGAACCCGCTGGCATCATCGAAGCCGTCGGCAGCGAAGTGAGCATGGTCAAGCCCGGCGACCATGTCATCGCCTGCACGTCGATATTTTGCGGCCTCTGCACACAGTGCCTGTCCGGCTTGACCCATCTGTGCACCAATCGTTTCGCCTGCTTGCGGCCCAAGGGTGCGCGCCCCCGGTTATCGCAACGCGGAGAGACGATCACCCAGTTTGCTGACCTCGGTTCTTTTGCCGAGAAGATGCTGTTACACGAGAAATCTGTGGTCAAAATTGCCGATGACATTCCGCTCGACCGCGCGGCCTTGCTGGGCTGCGCCGTGACCACAGGGACAGGAGCGGCGCTCAATACCGCACAGGTCACGCCGGGCTCGTCCGTAGCCGTGTTCGGCGCCGGCGGCGTCGGCATTTCGGTCATCCAAGGGGCACGGATCGCCGGCGCGCGCCAGATCATCGCCGTCGATCTCCTCGATCAGAAATTAGAGACCGCCAAACATTTCGGCGCGACTCATATCATTAATGCCTCGACCGGCGATCCTGTCAAAGAGATTAAGCGACTCAGCAACGGTGGCGTCGATTTCGCCTTTGAAGCCGTCGGCAATAAGAAGCTGGTAGAACAATGCTTTTATGCCTTGGCTCCGCGCGGACTCGCGACGATTGTCGGTGCCTTGCCGCCGGGAGAAAAGATCGAACTGAATGCCGGTCATTTCTTTGTCGAGAAGCGCATTCAAGGGTGCTACATGGGCTCCAATCGCTTCCATCTCGACATGCCCAAGTATTTGGAACTGTATCGACAAGGGCGGCTAAACCTCGACGATATGATCAGCCGCCGTAGCCGGTTAGAAGAGGTCAACGAGGCCTTCCGCGCCATGGAGGCTGGGGAAGTGACCCGGACGGTGCTGATGTTCAACTGA
- a CDS encoding class I SAM-dependent methyltransferase, whose translation MPSVTEHYENVLAGHYSWLFGGIDAKVAEHRQFFQAQGITPLSNGLAIDLGCGSGFQSLPLAQLGFRVLAVDLSPTLLAELASGKGDLQIETIQDDLLEFPQYLSGRAELCVCMGDTLTHLDSRQTIAQLFQRVAEHLEPGGKFILTFRDLSLELTELDRFLPLRSEPDKIFTCYLEYEPEHVKVHDLLYERVGEQWLLHKSFYRKCRVSFTWAKDTLQTVGFALAMATLDKGLVTIIAQKR comes from the coding sequence ATGCCAAGCGTCACCGAACATTACGAAAATGTCCTGGCCGGACACTACTCCTGGCTGTTCGGCGGTATTGACGCGAAAGTGGCAGAGCATCGCCAATTCTTTCAGGCTCAAGGAATTACACCACTCAGTAACGGACTGGCGATTGATCTAGGCTGCGGCTCCGGTTTTCAGTCCCTTCCTCTGGCGCAACTCGGGTTTCGCGTGCTCGCCGTCGATCTCAGTCCCACACTGTTGGCCGAGTTGGCCTCTGGCAAAGGCGACCTGCAGATCGAAACGATTCAAGACGACTTGCTAGAGTTCCCACAGTATCTGTCTGGGCGAGCCGAGCTGTGCGTGTGCATGGGCGACACCCTGACACATCTCGACTCCCGCCAGACTATCGCGCAGCTTTTTCAACGAGTCGCGGAGCATCTGGAGCCTGGCGGCAAATTCATCCTCACGTTTCGCGATCTCTCACTCGAATTGACCGAACTCGACCGCTTTCTCCCACTTCGTAGCGAGCCCGACAAGATATTTACTTGCTACTTGGAGTACGAACCCGAGCACGTGAAGGTCCACGATCTTCTCTACGAGCGCGTCGGCGAGCAGTGGCTTCTCCACAAGAGTTTTTATCGCAAATGTCGGGTGTCCTTCACCTGGGCAAAGGACACATTACAGACGGTCGGATTCGCTCTCGCCATGGCGACGCTAGACAAAGGATTGGTGACGATTATTGCCCAGAAACGGTAG
- a CDS encoding adenylate/guanylate cyclase domain-containing protein, with product MAQVVQAETRKLAAIMFTDIVGFSRQMGADEARMLRLLDVHNQIIQHMVADHHGHVIKTVGDAFLVDFPSVVNAVQCAQHIQRQFQLHNAEREASEQIHVRIGIHLGDIVQQDGDVFGDGVNIAARLQALAEPDTICISQVVYKEVEKKLTLGTVVSLGKPKLKNIAERFQIYALLAEQPTGIRQQLQVQRLKLSGRVGTAHRLALASVSLVALTLIAVRYFPMLFPSPQSLTPNTHPSLSPQSSAVITQEAQPPLPLPDKPSIVILPFTNMSEDPKQEYFSDGLTEDLTSALSKISSLFVIARNSAFTYKGKAVKVQDVSKELGVRYVLEGSVRKADNQVRITAQLIDATTGGHLWSERYDRPLQDIFALQDEVVRKIVTTLKLQLTLQEQGILVRKTTDNLAAYDYYLRGREHFNRYTQETNAQARQMFEKALELDPQYAEAYAFLGWTYVREWSFQWSQDSQALEQAFALAQKAVALDDSLPVAHMILGNVYVWKKQYDQAIAEAERAIALDSNFAEAYRWLGNILKFAGRPEEALGLIEKAMRLNPHYPANYLFFLGEAYLSTGRYEEAIAAFKRALTRNPDLLPAHQGLAFIYSELGREEEARAEAAEVLKISPNFSLERWRQQSPYKDQAVSERMLAALRKAGLK from the coding sequence GTGGCCCAAGTGGTACAAGCTGAAACGCGCAAACTCGCCGCGATTATGTTCACCGACATCGTTGGCTTTAGCCGCCAGATGGGCGCGGACGAAGCCCGCATGCTGCGGCTGCTTGACGTGCATAACCAGATCATTCAGCACATGGTGGCTGACCATCATGGCCACGTGATCAAGACTGTCGGCGACGCCTTCTTGGTCGATTTCCCCTCCGTGGTCAACGCTGTCCAGTGCGCTCAGCATATCCAACGGCAATTCCAACTCCACAACGCCGAGAGAGAGGCAAGCGAGCAGATTCACGTGCGCATCGGCATTCACCTGGGCGACATCGTGCAACAAGACGGCGATGTGTTTGGTGATGGCGTTAATATCGCCGCGCGGCTGCAAGCCCTAGCCGAGCCAGACACCATCTGTATCTCGCAGGTCGTCTATAAAGAAGTGGAGAAGAAACTGACGTTGGGTACGGTGGTGTCACTGGGCAAACCCAAGCTCAAGAACATCGCTGAACGATTTCAGATCTACGCTTTGCTGGCTGAGCAGCCCACAGGCATTCGTCAGCAGCTCCAAGTGCAACGCCTGAAACTCTCCGGTAGGGTGGGCACAGCCCACCGCTTAGCGCTAGCGAGTGTATCGCTTGTCGCACTCACCCTCATCGCCGTTCGCTATTTCCCTATGCTTTTCCCTAGCCCCCAATCCCTAACCCCTAACACCCATCCTTCGCTCAGCCCTCAGTCCTCAGCAGTCATTACTCAGGAAGCGCAGCCTCCGTTGCCCTTGCCCGACAAGCCCTCCATCGTCATCCTGCCGTTTACAAACATGAGCGAAGATCCCAAGCAGGAGTATTTCAGCGACGGGCTCACCGAGGACCTCACCTCCGCTCTCTCTAAGATCTCCAGCCTGTTCGTCATCGCTCGCAACTCGGCCTTCACCTACAAAGGCAAAGCGGTGAAAGTACAAGACGTGAGCAAGGAGTTGGGCGTGCGATATGTATTGGAAGGCAGTGTGCGCAAGGCTGACAACCAAGTGCGGATCACGGCGCAGTTGATCGATGCCACCACAGGCGGTCACTTGTGGTCAGAGCGTTACGACCGCCCCCTACAGGACATCTTTGCCCTGCAAGATGAAGTCGTACGGAAGATCGTGACGACGCTGAAACTCCAACTCACGTTGCAGGAGCAAGGGATTCTGGTGCGCAAGACCACGGACAACCTGGCGGCCTATGACTACTACTTGCGCGGGAGGGAGCATTTTAATCGCTACACGCAAGAGACCAATGCGCAGGCGCGGCAAATGTTTGAGAAAGCCCTTGAGCTGGACCCACAGTATGCGGAGGCGTACGCCTTCCTGGGTTGGACCTACGTTAGAGAGTGGAGCTTTCAATGGAGTCAGGACTCTCAGGCCCTGGAACAGGCGTTTGCACTGGCGCAAAAGGCCGTAGCCCTGGATGACTCCCTGCCTGTCGCCCACATGATCTTGGGCAATGTCTATGTGTGGAAAAAGCAGTACGACCAGGCCATCGCCGAGGCAGAGCGGGCCATTGCCCTCGATTCCAACTTCGCTGAGGCTTATAGGTGGCTGGGGAATATTCTGAAATTTGCGGGCCGGCCGGAGGAAGCCCTCGGGTTGATAGAGAAGGCGATGCGCCTCAACCCCCATTATCCAGCCAACTACTTATTCTTCTTAGGCGAGGCCTACCTCTCTACGGGGCGGTATGAGGAGGCGATTGCAGCTTTCAAGAGAGCCCTCACCCGCAATCCCGATCTTCTGCCTGCCCACCAGGGCCTGGCTTTCATCTACAGCGAGTTAGGCCGGGAGGAGGAGGCCCGAGCTGAGGCAGCAGAAGTCCTGAAAATAAGTCCCAATTTCTCTCTGGAGAGGTGGAGGCAGCAGTCGCCCTATAAAGATCAGGCGGTATCGGAGCGCATGCTTGCCGCCCTGCGCAAGGCGGGGCTCAAATAA
- the nadC gene encoding carboxylating nicotinate-nucleotide diphosphorylase has translation MHPFTHPSTTRLIAAALEEDLGRGDVTTLATIPSDVAGRGKVTAKVELVVAGLPLAELVLHAVDPTAGARPLCPEGKAVAKGEVVLELWGKAASLLVAERTLLNLLQHVSGVATLTRRFVDAIAGTECTIIDTRKTLPGFRVLDKYAVVQGGGTNHRMGLDDGILIKDNHIAVCGGVGAAVRRARCRASALLRIEVECSTLEDVQEAVEAKADIVLLDNMTTALMRDAVRLVNGRALLEASGNMSLERVREVAETGVNFISVGALTHSAPAVDLSMAIAAEG, from the coding sequence ATGCATCCCTTCACCCATCCCTCCACCACTCGTCTGATCGCCGCCGCCCTCGAAGAAGATCTCGGGCGCGGGGATGTGACGACCCTGGCGACGATTCCTTCCGATGTTGCCGGGCGTGGCAAAGTGACGGCAAAAGTCGAGCTTGTGGTTGCCGGTTTACCGTTGGCCGAGTTGGTGCTTCACGCCGTCGATCCGACTGCCGGGGCGCGACCACTGTGCCCCGAAGGAAAGGCGGTGGCAAAAGGGGAGGTGGTCCTGGAACTCTGGGGCAAGGCTGCGAGTCTGCTCGTCGCCGAACGCACTTTGCTCAACCTGCTTCAGCATGTGTCTGGAGTCGCCACGCTGACGCGCAGGTTCGTTGATGCTATTGCCGGGACAGAGTGCACGATTATCGATACCCGCAAGACTCTTCCCGGTTTCCGTGTGCTCGATAAATATGCTGTTGTGCAGGGCGGTGGCACTAATCACCGCATGGGGCTCGATGACGGAATTTTGATAAAAGACAATCACATTGCCGTCTGTGGCGGAGTAGGGGCCGCCGTGCGCCGGGCACGGTGCCGTGCATCTGCGCTCTTGCGCATTGAGGTGGAATGCTCCACGTTAGAGGATGTTCAGGAAGCCGTCGAGGCGAAGGCGGATATCGTTTTGCTCGATAACATGACCACGGCGCTGATGCGCGACGCTGTCCGGTTGGTTAACGGGCGGGCGTTGCTGGAAGCCTCAGGCAATATGAGTTTAGAGCGGGTGCGTGAAGTAGCGGAGACCGGCGTCAATTTTATCTCGGTGGGGGCACTTACGCACTCCGCTCCGGCAGTGGACTTGAGCATGGCCATTGCTGCGGAAGGGTAA
- a CDS encoding nitroreductase family protein — MDLYEAMSTLRAVRRLRPDPIPDDVLRRVLQAATWAPSGGNRQAWRVIAVKDPVRKQRLGELYRKVASPFIRSYTEKFAALPEDERVKAEKMIRSGLYLAEHFGEAPVLCIFCFHPDGLAVTDAKLDRVSVVGGGSIYPAVQNLLLACRAEGLGCTLTTLLCIAEPEVRELLAIPQPWATAAAIPIGYPQFRGHGPISRRPVEEMAFVDSWERPFA, encoded by the coding sequence ATCGACCTTTACGAAGCGATGAGCACCTTACGTGCAGTGCGGCGGCTTCGTCCGGACCCGATTCCGGATGATGTGCTCCGCCGCGTGTTGCAGGCGGCAACCTGGGCACCGAGCGGCGGCAATCGTCAAGCCTGGCGCGTCATTGCGGTCAAAGACCCGGTGCGCAAACAGCGTCTGGGCGAGTTGTACCGGAAGGTCGCGTCCCCGTTCATTCGATCGTACACGGAGAAGTTCGCCGCGCTCCCCGAGGACGAGCGAGTTAAAGCCGAGAAAATGATTCGCTCTGGCCTCTATCTAGCCGAGCACTTTGGCGAGGCTCCGGTACTGTGCATCTTTTGTTTTCATCCCGACGGGCTGGCGGTGACTGATGCCAAACTCGACCGCGTCTCTGTCGTTGGCGGCGGGTCCATTTACCCAGCAGTGCAGAATCTCCTGCTCGCCTGTCGCGCGGAAGGATTAGGGTGTACTCTCACGACGCTGCTGTGCATCGCCGAGCCCGAGGTACGGGAACTGCTGGCGATTCCGCAACCGTGGGCAACAGCAGCAGCCATACCGATCGGCTATCCCCAGTTCCGCGGGCACGGACCGATCTCACGCCGTCCAGTCGAAGAGATGGCGTTCGTTGATTCGTGGGAGAGGCCGTTCGCGTAG
- a CDS encoding biotin--[acetyl-CoA-carboxylase] ligase, with protein sequence MNDTADPPSRDFATTLSALLTTNSFGKPLRFFSTIDSTNIYAARLAREGVSEGAAVIADEQTGGKGRLGRSWVSPPGVNLYLSLLLRPTVAASVAPQLNLLAAVAVAEAIIEVCRLTPAIKWPNDVLIDGKKVCGILAEMQTEGTALRSVVLGIGVNINAPLSAFPPELHEKASSLLLVSGKAVNRAAFAAALLTHLEKLYVLWIEQGFPALRSAWEHHASGLLGKKISVAAPEGIVSGIVLGLDTDGALLLHEEQTGTQRRVLAGDVTVVGGYARGEQP encoded by the coding sequence ATGAACGACACAGCCGACCCTCCCAGCCGAGACTTTGCCACGACACTCTCCGCACTGCTTACCACAAACTCTTTCGGCAAGCCGCTCCGCTTTTTCTCCACCATCGACTCCACCAACATCTATGCCGCTCGTCTTGCGCGGGAAGGCGTCAGCGAAGGCGCGGCCGTCATCGCCGACGAGCAAACCGGCGGGAAAGGACGTTTGGGCCGCAGCTGGGTCTCGCCGCCTGGTGTCAATCTCTATCTGTCTCTGCTCCTCCGACCTACTGTGGCTGCCTCTGTGGCACCGCAACTGAACCTGCTGGCGGCAGTCGCCGTCGCCGAGGCGATTATCGAGGTCTGTCGTCTTACGCCTGCGATCAAGTGGCCCAACGACGTGTTGATCGACGGGAAGAAAGTGTGCGGCATTCTGGCCGAGATGCAAACCGAAGGGACAGCATTACGGTCGGTCGTCTTGGGTATCGGCGTCAACATCAACGCTCCGCTTTCCGCATTCCCTCCAGAGTTGCACGAGAAGGCCTCGTCGCTGCTGTTGGTGAGCGGAAAAGCGGTGAACCGCGCGGCATTTGCCGCAGCTTTGCTGACCCACCTTGAGAAATTGTACGTTCTATGGATAGAACAGGGCTTCCCGGCCCTGCGATCCGCATGGGAGCATCATGCCTCTGGACTGCTCGGAAAAAAAATCTCCGTGGCCGCCCCCGAGGGAATCGTCTCCGGCATCGTGTTGGGCTTGGATACTGATGGCGCGCTGCTGCTGCACGAGGAGCAGACCGGAACCCAACGTCGGGTGCTGGCCGGGGATGTCACCGTCGTCGGCGGCTATGCGCGCGGAGAACAGCCATGA